From Streptomyces sp. NBC_01551:
CTCGGCCGCTGCCTGGGCCACAGCGGTGAACGAGGCGTCGTCCAGGGCGGAGGAGACCGCGTTCAAGATCATGAATGTGCCGGTGCCGTATCCGTCGCGGCCGGGGGCGGCGGCGCCCGCGGCGGTGCGGACCTGGGCCCGCCAGGACGGCCAGAGCCCGGCCGCCTCGACCGCGAGGTCGGTCCGCAGCCGACCGTGCCGGGTCCGCAGCCCGCACTCGGTGACCTCACCCAGCACGCCGAGCATCGCCCCCGCCGCACGCGACGCCGCGGCGTTCGACGTCGCCGCCCCGCCCGTATCGCCGGCCAGCGCCACCCGGACCGAGGGCTCCGTCACCGCGAGCGCGAACGCCAAGGAACGGCCCACCACTCCCGCGCCGACCACCAGCACATCCGCACCCTGCACTGCCATGCCCCTACTCCCCGCGTCACAGCCCAGAACCCGGCTCCGGCGAGGCTCGCCCTCACCAGCCGCAGGGCGGCCTCGCGATCCAGACCTTGGACCCCCCATCCACCCACCCCCGGCACACCAAGATCAAGACGACTCCCGGCCACCCCGTAAAGATCACCCGAGTCAGCCCCTGGGCCGATACCCCGCAAGGTCGGCCAGCAGGGTACGGATACGGGCCTCGTCGCCGTCACGGACCGCCCGCACGATGTGCTCAACCGTGTCCCGGGCCCCGGGGATCGACGCCTGCCGGACCGGCCGTGGCCCAACCAAGACCGGCCCGGCCCGGCAGACTTCCCCGGCCCGGCACCCGCCGAGGCGCCTGACACCCCCCCCGTCATGCCCTCCCCAACGGACCGGGCTGCCGCAAGGTCGCTGCCCCCGACGCACGCCTCGGGGCGCAGCGGGTACAGCCGCCGGCGCTCAACCCATAGCTGATGTCGCTGGACGAGGCGGCCCAGGAGCAGGTCCGCGCAACCGATCCCGCCTCCCCCGAGCACCACCAACGGCGCGGACCCAGCTACGGTCAGCCGCTTCACACTCATCCCCATCGGCCCGCCACCCAGTTCGGCCAGCGTGTCGGCGTCGTCCTCCTTGGCCCAGCCGGACAGGCGGTCCGTCTCCTGCGCTTCGTCCGCGAGGTGCAGCACGGGGTCGTCCACCCGGACGGTGCGCGTACGACCGCCATGGCCAGATAGGGCCGGCGTGACCGCAGGCAGGGTGGCGAGGACGCGGGACGACATGCCGCGCATGGCGCAATGAGCCGCTCCGGCGGCTGACCGGGTCACGGTGTGCCGAGGCGGTGACCGGCACGTGGGTGGAAGGAAGATGGCACACCGGGTCATGGGTGAGGAGAGGGTGGATCGGTCGGAGGGTTTCGGTGAGCGGCTGCTCGGTCTGCTGCTGGACCGGGCGCCGCATCTGCCGCCGCAGTTGATCGCCCCGCTGATCGCGGAGGAGGTGGGCAGGGTCGGAGGCCGTGACGTGTCCATCTCCAGTACTACGCACAGGAGTTGCTGGTGCCGCTTCCGGGCAGGAAGCTGCACGTCAGTCAGCCCGAGCCGGTGATCGACTCTCCCGCCGGCCGGGCTTTCCTGCGCGGGGAGGCAGTCGAGGTGCCGCTGGCCGGCGGCGGCGTCCGGATGTACCTGCCTCTGCTGGACGGCAGCGACACGGTGGGCGTCATGGTCCTCACCCTGGACGCCGTAGGCGACGCTGGCTGCTGCACTGAGACGCCAACAAGCAAGGAAACAGACCGAAATGAAGGAACGAGTCCGCGCCGTCCTCGTCACCGCTGACGACACGATGCTGGTCATCCGCCGCACCAAGCCCGACATCCCTGAGTACTGGGTGCTCCCAGGCGGGGGCGTCGAACCCAGCGACGAGTCGAGGGAGGCCGCACTCCATCGGGAGATCCACGAGGAGATCGCAGGGAAGGCCGACATCGTCCGGCTCCTCCACACGATGGAGACGGACGACGAGCGTCAGCTCTTCTACCTTGCCCGCATCGCCACCTGGTCCTTCGAGGACCGCACCGGGCCTGAGTTCAGCGCCGAGGGACGCGGCGAATACGCGCTGGAGGAGATCCCGCTGACCGTGGACGGGCTCGACCGCATCGACCTCAAGCCCGAGGAGATCGCCCACGTCCTCCGGGGCGCCATCGGCGCCGGCAACCTTCGGGCAGAGCCTGCGAAGTAGCTGTTCGTCTTTGTGGGCTTGCCGTCGGGACCGGCGCCGAGCTGCGTCGGCCCTGACGGTCCCTACGGTGTGCTGCGGCTGTTGGTTGCTGTGAGGACGTCCCCGCCCGCACGTCCAGTGGTTAGTCGGACAGACGCCCCAGCAGCGCGCCTTGGCCGGACTGGAGAATATGCGCGGCATCCAGCGGGATCCAGAAGCACTCGAAGTAGGTCGGCTCCTGCTCGCCGTCGTGGTCCTCCTGGCTCATCCACCTGTCGGGCGTCGGTTCGGTCAACTCCAAGTGGAAGACGTGCCGGTGCTGGATCTCGAACCGGTACGGGCTGATGTCGTACTCGGCCACGCCGAGCTTGCGGACGATCTTGAAGTCCGACAGGCCAGTCTCCTCGCGGGCCTCGCGCAGAGCAGCGGCTTCCGGGTTCTCACCGAGGCGGATGCTGCCTGCAGGCACCTGGATGCCGACCTCCTCGTAAGAGTAGTCGGTGTGGCGGAGCACCAGCAGGTGTCCGTCACGGACGACGTAAACGAGGACCTTTTCCTTCGTGACCTTCTCGGGCATAGCGGCGACCTCGGCTTGGGGTGCAGGGACTGGTTCGTGGGCCAGGCCTCGTGGAGGCCGGGACTGTCTATCCGTGGGTGCTGATCATTTCGGCTGTCCGCGGACCGGCGCAGGCGTACGGATGATCTTTACCTGCGCGGGGTGGACTGAAGCTCGCCCACCAAGCGCTCGGCCTCCCTTCGGGCTGGCGTCAGCAGCGGATCTCCCTCGTAGCAGAGGGGCGTTGAACTCGCAGCGGCCAGGCGCCGACGCGATTCGGCGGCGAGGCCCGCCGGAACCCGCTGGGGGAAGGCGTTCGTCGAGTACGGGCGGATCGTCAGAACCTGCAGCACGGGGTTTGCGGTCGGGAACCGTAGACGGGCCGGGTCGCGTCCTTTCCCGGGATCGTGGAAGGGAAGCCCGTGAGCATCGGCCCACCCCGTCAGCCCGGGCCACCGCCCGCGAGCATCGACCCACCCCCTGAGTCCGGGCCACTGCCCGCGGGTGAACCAGCCGCCGCCGTAAACGCCGTTGTGGCGACGGCTGCGTGAGGAGGAATGGCCAGCCGCTGGGTGAGGTGTTCCGGGTGCAGCGGGTGCGGGGCCTGGGGAGCCCTCGTCATTTCGGGGTTGCTGCTGGCCGTGTTCGGCGGCAGGACGGCATAGCGTCGGCGACCTCACTCGCGAGGCTGTCTCGGGCGAGACAGCGCCATGGGCTCGGCCGGTGGCTTGTGGCGTCGCTTCGTGACGGGCATGTACCTCTCCGCCCTGCCGCCCGTCGGTGGTCACTCGGTGTCGGGCGGCCAGGTGGCGCGGTCGCGGAGGTGGTGGAACTCCGTCAGCTCGGAGGCGAGGACGTCGAAGTGCGGGAGCGGGGCCCACAGGCTGCGCTCGCCGATGACGTAGAGGCGGCGTTTGGCGCGGCTCGCGGCGACGTTGAGCAGGTGCGGGGTGCGGGCCGCCCAGTCGCGGGCGCCGGGCCGACCGCCGCCGAGCACGAGGACGACGACGTCGGCTTCCTTGCCCTGGGCCCGGTGGACGGTGGCGCAGCGCTCCTCGATCAGTTCGGACGTCCAGCCGTCACGACCGCGGCAGATCTTCTGGCATTCGGCGACGAGGGCCCGGAAGGGGGCGATGACGCGCACGCGCTCGACGGTGACGCCGTGCCGGTGCAAGTGGTCGAGGACGAACTCGAAGGCCCGACGGTCGCGTTCGCCCCACGGGGCCTCGGACGGGCGGCTCGGGTCGTCGGTGTTGAGCCAGCGGCTGGGCAGCAGGCCGTCCCGTTCCGTGTCGGGGAACGCCTCGGGTGCGGTGCCGTAGACCATGAGGCCGCCGTAGGCGACCTCGTTGCTGACCGTGAACATCGGCTCTTCGCAACGGCGGTGTACGCGCAGCGGCGAGCCCACCCAGACGTGCTCGTCGCTGGTGTCCGGGGCCGGCAGGTAGGTGCCGTAGCGGTTGGTCCGGTCGGCGACGGCCTGGGCCGAGGTGGCCGACGGCAGCCAGTGCTCGTCGACGCCGTAGGCGCGCAGCAGTCGGCGCTGGAGGGCCTCGGGCATGGTGACGACGGGTTCGAGCTGGAGCGGATCGCCGACCAGAACGGCCCTGCGGGCGCGCCACAGCGCGCCGGCGGCGGCCTGCGGGGTGGCCTGCCCGGCCTCGTCGACGAGGACCCAGCCGATGGACTCCCGGCCGAGGCGGGCGAACATGCTCCCGACGGAGGAGAAGGTGGTCGAGACGACGGGCACCAGGAGGAACAGGGTCTGCCAGGCGTGCGCGACCTCCTCGTCGGGGACGGGCCCGTTGGTCCCGGCCATCAGCTCCATGAGGACCTGGAGGTTGCCGCGGACCTTCTTCGCGGCACCGGCGACGAAGGCGCGGTGCAGGTCGAGGGAGCGCAGGAACAGGTCGCTGCGCGCGGTGGACCACGCCTCGTCGGACCAGGGCGAGCCGAGTTCCTGGTCGGCTTCGTCGAGGTGAGCCCAGCCGAGCGGCAGGGACGGCAGCGTCCGGGCCGCCTCCCGCAGTTCGCGGTGGCGGCTGTCGAGTTCGGCGACGGCGCCCCGCAGGTCGCGGCGGGACGAGTCGGCGGTCTGCCGGGCGTGCCGGAGGGAGGTGGCTGCCGCGGATTCCCGCGCGCTCGCGGCCCGTTCGTAGGCGAGGGCGGCGGTGAGGCCGGTGGCTGCCTCGTCGACAGCGCTGCCGGACCGGGCGTGCCGGTCGGCGGCCAGGGATTCGGTGCGCACGGCTGCGGCGACCTGCTCCAAGGAGTCCTCGAGCGCGGCGCGCTGTTGGACGAGCAGGTACGCGATCTCGGCCTGGGTGTGCTCCTGCTGCCGTTCGGCGGCCTGCCGTTCGGCCGTGCTCTGCAGCAGGCGGCGCAGCCCGCCGCGCAGGCCCCGCTCGACGGCCGGGGGAGTGTCGTGGCGGGCGGTGAGGGCAGTCACGTACTCGCGGTGGTGCGTGGCCAGTTCACGGGCGGCCGACAGGTCCGCGCGGGCGGTGGCCAGCTCCTGGCGGGTCCGCGGTACGTGCTCGGAGGCCGTATGGTGCCCGGCCTCGGCCACCGCGGTGGCGGTCCGGGCGCAGGCAGTGGCGGCGGTGGCCCGGTCCAGGACCGCAGCGGCGGCGGCGATCTGCTGGTCGGCCTGGGATACGGCGGCTTCCAGGTCCGCGATCCGCTGCCCGGCCGAGGGGGACTCGACGGCGGCCAGGGCCCCGGTCAGCCGGGCACGTTCGGCGCGCAGCCGCTCGACCTTGGCCTGGGCGGTACGGAACGCGGCGACAGCGTCAGTCCACGACGGCACGGGCCGGGCGGGCCCGGCGGCCGCGGCCGCAACCTGGTCTGCCGGGGTGACGGGAGCACGGCCACCGGGCTGTGGCTTGGGCGGGATCCAGTCGCTCAGGACCTCCCGCATGCCGCGCAGCGGCGGCAGCTCCGCGGCCTTGCGGGCGTCGGTCTCCTTCTCCGGCAGTCGGCCCCACCAGAACCGGTCCCCGAACTCCTTGCGGTTGGCCTTGTTGCCGAGCACCGCCGCGACCAGACCCCAGGCCGGCCCGCCGAGGAGCGCGGAGGCGAGGTCGGAAAAGTGGTCGGTGCCTGCTTGCCAGTGCTCGCCGAGCGCACCAATGCCGGGCAGCTCGGCGGTGATGTTCTCCACGGCGCCGTTGTTGGACGAGGTGACCACGATCTCGAACCCGGTCAGCCGCGGGTCGAGCCGCGACACGAAGCGGGCGTGCCTGCCCTGGCGGTCCTTGCCCCGCCACGCCGGACCGGAGAACACCTGCGAGGGCCGGTCGAACGTGGCCAGCACCGCCGCCCGCTCGACGACCAGGGCGGCGACCAGGTCGCGCAGCATCGTGGTCTTGCCCGTGCCCGGCGGGCCGTTCACGGAGAACATCCCGCCCTCGGTTCCCGCTCGGTCGGCGAGCATGCGGTCGACCGCGAACTGCTGGCTCAGCGCGAGCGGGAACCGAGCCGGTGCGGGCCAGCGGCCGGCCGGAACCAGGTCCGGGGCCACTCCGGCCAGGACGACCCCGCGCTCCCGGCGCACGTCCGTCCGCGCCCCCACGTCAACGGCGTCGAGCTCGGTCAGGTACGCCTCCAGCGCCGGGCCGATCTCCTTGCCGACGGCCGCGGACACCCGGGCCAGATCAGGGGGAAACAGACTGTTCAAGAACGGCGCGGCGGCGGCGATCTTCGTCTGCGGGTCCCGCGGCCGGTTGACCAGCCTGCTGCGCACCCGGACCACCCGCGGCCGCAGGTGGTCCTGAACCCCGCACAGGTCGGCGATCTGCGCGGTCAGGGCGACCAGATCGGCGAACCCGAGCGCACGGGGACCGGCGCCGGCCCCGTACTCCGCCGACGTGTCAGGACCGTCGGTCGACGCCCCCTCGGGAACGCCCCCGGTACTGTCCGGCCGCCCGGACTCCACCTGCTCCTCGGCGGCGCGGCGCGCCGCGACCCAGTCCGCGGCGCGGCGAACCAGGGGTTCCGCCGCGCCCTGTAGCGCGGCGCCGGCGACCTCGCCGAACAGGGCCCCGACCGCCCCGACGGCAGCGCCGCCCAGGATCTCGGCGAGCAGCCGTTGCCATCCGCCGTCGGCCGTGCCCGGCGCTCCCGCCGCACCCTCGGAGCCGGGCCGCCGCTCGTACACCGTTCCGGCGGCCGGTGCGGTGGGGTCGTAAGGGATCGCGGTGGCCGTGAGCTCGTCGATCGCCCCGCCGAACGCGTCGTCGAGCTCCTCAAATCCGTCCAGCCACCCAGGTGTGGACGGCCCAGGATCGAAGAGGCGGCCGGTCGCCCAGGCGCACGCGGAGATCACGGACGTGTCCTCGAGCGGTCGGCCCTCGTCGTCCAGGACCAGCGCGAACATCGCGCTCTGGCCCGACAGCACCAGCTCGCTCTGCGGCACACCGGGGTCGGGATCGGTCCCCGCGGGCAGGACCGCGATCATCGCCTGGCGGAGCAGCTCCAGGTCGAAGACCCCGCAGTAGACCTCGTGCCGCCACATGCGGCCGTACGGTGCCCGCCGCGCCCCCGTCTCCGGATGGTCCGGAGCCCACGGCAGGAGCGGTGGTACCCGGCCCGGCTCCGGCGTCAGGTCGGATACGTACTCGTCCCTCGGCCCGGAGCGGGCGGCGGGGCGTCGGCGGGGTAGCGCCGGGATGGTCGGCGGGCTGAACAGCTCGATCGCGCGCCAGCACTCCAGCAGGGCCTGCCGTCGACGGTCCTGCGCGTGTCCGTTCCGCACCCACTGCCCCCGTGTCGCACGCGCGGCATTCTGCCGCTCCCCTGAAGATCAGCCGTGCCGCCGAATCTACCGGACCGTCAGCGGGCCGAGTCCCGAGCAGCGGGGGCCTACGGCGCCGGAACGCCCAGGGACACAGGGCCGGTTCGGCCGGCTCGGGCCGGGGCGGGCAGGCGCGAGGGGCATGGTGGAACTCCCGTGGACCCCGACTGTCGCGAGCAGTCAGGGTCGGTGCGTGCTCGCCTGACGCGAGGGCTCCTAGCGCCGACAGGACTGGGGGCTACGGCAGGACGTGCTCTTTGCGCACCCCACGCCGGAGAAACTGACCTCACACATCGCCCGCCTGTCGGGCTGACGCCCGAGACACGACAACGGGGGTGGGCCGGCGGGCCGGGGCACCGGGGCACCGGCCCGCCGGCCGGTGCGGGCAGGGTCCGCTCCGGCGACCTCGATGGGCCCGGCGCATGCATGGGCTCCGGGCAGCCGCCGCATTTGGGCGTCGGCGCGGTGTTGAGGCTCGCCGATGGCTTCCGGCTGTTTGCAGTCCCACTCCTGGACCGGTCCGGATCCCGGCGAACCGGCCGTCGTGCTTGAAGTGCCGGTTGCGGCGTGGGCACCCCCGCAGAAGGCGGAGGCGGGGCAGGTGGCGCGGCACCACGGCAGGCGTCGACGACCTGCCAGAACTCGGGGATCCGGAAGGTGTGTTCCTCGGCCTCGGTCGCGAGGACGTCCAGGCCCTCCTTGAGCGCGTTGCCGGTGGTGAAATCACTTCTGAGCCCGGCTCCCGGACCAGCGGCAGGGACCACGGCTGCGGTGTCAGTCTGCTGAAGTATCCTTCCCGCCACCGCACACCGACTCGGAGGACCGAGAGAATTGACTGGCCTGTCTGCTTTCCCGCTGCCCTTTCATGCTTCCCGTTCCGTATCGTTCGCGACACCCCGAACGCTGCGGGAACTTCAGATGATGCAGTTCAGCTCACGCATTCGGGCGAAGCCCGGGTGGTTCGACAAGATGAACGATGCCGACATCGTCGCCAGGTGGACGCACGAGGCGGTTGCCCAGGGCCTCACCGAAGCGCAGGTTCGTTACGTGCTCGCCGAACTCATGCATTACGCCGCGCTGCGGGACGGGCGAACCGGCGTCGAGGTGTCCGCCGTCGACGGGGTGTGGCAGTCGGACACTCTGGTCGACGACAAGCTCGGATCCCGGCTGCGCGAGGCGGTTCGGGTTCTGGAACAGGTCCCCGAAGCAGAACGGGACTGGCATCCCGGATCCGACGGCCAGGTGCTGGATCTGGTTCATCCCTCACTTTTCTGCCTGGTGAGAGAGGTGAGCGGTGGGCCCGAGCGGGCTTGGCAGAACCCGACGGACCGATACTCGAAGTACGAATTCTCGGAGAAGTTCCAGTGGCTGCCCACGGACGTCGACGTCAGTGACGACGGCGATGTCGACTTCCGTTCGTACGTCAACAACATCCACCCCGAGACTCATCACGAACTAGCCTCCGTGCTGCCGGACTTGTTCGCGCGCATGCGCCCGCTGCTGGAGAACGTCCTCACCGATCTGCGTCATCCGCGGCCCCTGCGGATCGAGGCAGATCCTTACGGGTGGTACGACTCGGAGCCGGAGCGTCCGGACAAATCCTCCTACAGTGATGACGGCGCCTACGCAGAAGCCCTGTGTGCGTGGGAGGAGGCCCAGGACGACTGGTGGGAAAACCGCCGTCCGGTCATCCCGGACGCCCCGGCCTTCACCCCGCCCGAGTTGCCCGACGAATCCGCCCGAGTCGACCTGCGCGGCCGCCGTCTCCAGGTCATCGTCAAGCTTGCCACTGTGCATCTCACTCCGGACAAGCCCGAGTACCCGGGCGGTTCCTGGCATGTCGAGGGGATGGTGAACGAGCGGATCGTCTCGACCGGCATCTACTACTGGGACAGCGAGAACATCACCGAAAGCGAGCTGAGTTTCCGGGCGGCACTTGACGACCCGCACTACGAACAGAACGACGACAACGGCCTGCGTGAGGTCTACGGCCTGGAGGACGAAGACGCGTTGAACCAGATGCTGGGATCGACATCGACCCCTGCGGGCCGCTGCCTGGCGTTCCCGAACGTCCTGCAACACCGCGTCGGCTCATTCCGCCTCGTGGACCCCACCCGCCCGGGACATCGCAAAATTCTCGCGTTCTTCCTGGTCGATCCGTCGGAAAAGATCGTCTCGACATCCGAGGTGCCACCGCAGCAACCATGGTCCGCCACCTCGACCATGACGCTTGAGCAGGCCAAGGACTACCGCGAACAACTCATGCAGGAACGCAAGTTCTTCGTGGACGAGCACAACGAGCAGCTCTACGAACGAGAATTCTCCCTCTGCGAGCACTGAGCCCCTTCTGTGATGCAGGCGGCCCGGTGACCGTTCACGTCTCGTCGTTCGTGGAGCACCACTCGCGAAGCCGCCTGGCTCGCCGTGTGTTCCGCGAGGGCTGCAGGACGACCCCTACGCGTCATTCGGTCCAGATGTCCAGCAGTTGGCTTGCCGCACGGAAATGATCGGGTGAATCCACGTTGCATACGACGGTGACGGCAGTGTTACGGTCCGGGCTCACCTTGAAGGTGCTGTGGAACCCCTCCCAGTCGCCGCGATGTACCAGGCTCTTGTCGGGGAGAAGGAGGATTCCGGCCCCGTACCGCCCTTCTTCGATTCCACGCGCACGCAGGACGTCACCCACGCTCACGGCTCCCTCGGTGACCCCGGCGAGCAGTTCCGGTCCACCGATGCGGCCAGTGCGGTAGTTGTCGGCCCAGCGGACGAATTCCCCAGGAGTGGTCTGGACGGACCCGTCTCCGTACTGTTTCCAGGGGGAGGATTCGGGAGTGAAGGAGCCGTCCTTCTCGTCGTACGACTTTGCCTTGCCGGGAACGTCCACGGCCGGGGACAAAGTCATGCGCAGGTGCAGTGGGGTGAAGAACTCCTGTTGGATGAAGGTCGGGAACGGCTTGCCGGTGACCCTCTCGACGACATGTGCCAGGAGGACGTAGTTGGAGTTGGAGTAGGAGAAACGCTTGCCTGGCGGATCTTCCGGCTGTGAGGCGAGGATGGCCGCGATCGCTTCCTGCTGGCCGGCCGGATCCGTCACCTTGATGCCCTTGGCCTCCAGCAGATCCTGGTAGTCGGTGATGCCGCTGGTGTGACGCATCAAGTCGCCCAGGGTGATGTCCCGCGTCCAGGCGGGCGGGTTGTCGAGGAAGTCGGACAGGGGGTCGTTCAGCGCGAGTTGGTGTCGACCGGCCAGCAAAAGGACGGCGTCTGCTGTGAATTGCTTGGAGTTGGATGCCATGTCGAAGACCGTCTTCGAGGTGATGGCGCGCCCGGTCGTCAGATCGGCCTTCCCCCTCCCCGCCTCCCAGACGACGCTTCCCTGCACGCCGACAGCTGCCGCACAGCCCGGGCCATCAGGAGAAGGCACCAGCTCCTGGAGAACACCCGCGCTGCGCTTCTCGTGGTCATCGCCGGTCACGTATGCCTGCGGCCCTGCGGCACCGGCCAGTACGACCGCGAGCATGGCGCCCCCGGCGGCGCACAACGATGCCATCCGGTGCACGGACCCCACCTCTCTCTCCACGTGGACGAGGTCGCCCAGGGGGTTCTCGAACTCGGGGGCCCAGACCGAGCCGGCGGCTGGGCCCCCGCTGGGCGATGTCGTGGTGGTGCGGGCGGAAGGCATGCAATCCCAACGCTAGCGGGTGGTCCGAAGAGGCGCACAGGGACGCAGGAGGCCCGAGAAACATCCCTTGGTCCGAGAACTGCCCGGTGGGCGGCCAGGTACGGCCTCGGCCACGGGGCGTGACCGCTCCGCGAGCGCGCGAACGCCCCGCCGGGTAGCGTTGAAGACGCGCGTTCCGGCCAAACCGCTGCGGCCTGGTCCGGCAGGGCTGCCGCCTCTGTCGGCAGAGGAACGAGATCACATGCCAAAGCACAGCATCCACGCGGCGGCGACCGCCGCGACCGCTCTGGTCTGCCTGGCAGCCTTCGGCCCCGTACCGAGCAGCGCGGCTGCAGCAGTTCCGCGGTCAGTCGGGCCACCCAGCCCGGCAGGCTCGTCCCGGTTCGTGCCCGGCCCCTGTCCGAAGACGCCCGAGCCGATCGAAGCGCTGAGCGATGCCCGGTGCGGCTTCCTCGAGGTCCCCGAGAACCGCTCCCGCCCCGGCAGCCGGACCATCAAGCTGGCTGTGGCGAGGATCCCGGCCGCCTCGGACGAACCCGCCGCGGACCCCGTGGTGTTCATGGCGGGCGGCCCCGGCGCCGACACGTTCGACGACATTCCGTTCCTCGTCGACTCCGGCCTGAACAAGGACCGCGAACTGATCGTCATGGCCCAGCGCGGCAACCTCTACGACCAGCCGAACCTCGCCTGCCCGGAGGTCGACCGGTTCAACGCCCAGGCCGTGGGCCTGGGCTACGACGCACAGCAGGCGGAACAGATCATGCTGAAGGCGGTGACGGACTGCCGGGCCCGCCTCGTGGCCGACGGTGTCGACCTGAGCGCCTACAACAGCACCGAGAACGCGGCGGACTTCGCCGACCTGCGAACCGCGTTGGGGATCTCCCAGTGGAACGTCTACGGGTACTCCTACGGCAGCAACCTGGCCCTCACGTACCTGCGCCTGCACCCCGAGGGAATCCGCGCGGTGGCGATCGACTCGATCGCACCTTCCCAGTTCGTGACCCTGCCGTGGACATGGGGCAGTACCGCCGAGGGGATCCACAACATCTTCGAGGCGTGCGCGGCGCAGCCCGCCTGCAAGGACCGCTACCCGGACCTTCCCCAACTCCTGACGGAGCAGGTCCGCAAGCTGGAGGCGCAGCCCCTGACGCTGAACGTCGCGCCGCCGGACGGTGGGAAGCCGGTCAAGACCGTCCTCGACGGGGGCGCGCTGCTGAATCTGATCGTCGCCTTCACTCCCCGGCCCAAGGACATGCCCGCAGCGCTCGAGGAACTCAGCAAGGGGAACCCGGAGCGCTTCGCCCAGGCCCGCGCGGCCGGCTCGGTCCAGAAGGTCGGCGAGTTCGCGCACGGCCTGACGAACTCGATCGCGTGCAGTGAATGGGCGCCGGGATACTCGGAGTCCGACGTGCTGAAGGCGGGGCAGAAGGCCTTCCCCGGGTGGCCGGACACGGTCCTGGCCCAGCCTCCGCAGCTGCCCTTCCAGTACCCGGTGTGCGGGATCTGGAACGTTCCCGACCGCGCGTCCGCCCAGCGGGTGCCCACGTTCAGCTCGGTGCCGGCACTCGTCGTCTCCGGCACGTTCGACGTGAAGACCGGGGCGAGTTGGGCGAAGGGCGTGGCGCGCAACCTGTCCAATTCGACCTCCGTGCAGGTCCCCGGAATCGGCCACTGGGTCGTCCCGCAGTCGCCTTGCGCGCAAAGCGTGCTGGCCTCGTTCCTCGCTCACCCGACCGCGCCCGACACGAGTTGCGTGGACGATGTCGAGCCCCAGCCGTTCACGATCATCCCGAAATAGCCGGGAGTGCAGATGACTCTCCACCAAGCGCCGCGTCGTCCGCGCACCACACGACGACTCCTGGCAACGTCGGCCGGCATGGCGACCGGTCTCCTCGTCACCGGCCTGCTCACAGCCCCTGCCCAGGCACAGTCCCGCACCGATAC
This genomic window contains:
- a CDS encoding NUDIX domain-containing protein — encoded protein: MKERVRAVLVTADDTMLVIRRTKPDIPEYWVLPGGGVEPSDESREAALHREIHEEIAGKADIVRLLHTMETDDERQLFYLARIATWSFEDRTGPEFSAEGRGEYALEEIPLTVDGLDRIDLKPEEIAHVLRGAIGAGNLRAEPAK
- a CDS encoding NUDIX domain-containing protein gives rise to the protein MPEKVTKEKVLVYVVRDGHLLVLRHTDYSYEEVGIQVPAGSIRLGENPEAAALREAREETGLSDFKIVRKLGVAEYDISPYRFEIQHRHVFHLELTEPTPDRWMSQEDHDGEQEPTYFECFWIPLDAAHILQSGQGALLGRLSD
- a CDS encoding AAA domain-containing protein, translated to MRNGHAQDRRRQALLECWRAIELFSPPTIPALPRRRPAARSGPRDEYVSDLTPEPGRVPPLLPWAPDHPETGARRAPYGRMWRHEVYCGVFDLELLRQAMIAVLPAGTDPDPGVPQSELVLSGQSAMFALVLDDEGRPLEDTSVISACAWATGRLFDPGPSTPGWLDGFEELDDAFGGAIDELTATAIPYDPTAPAAGTVYERRPGSEGAAGAPGTADGGWQRLLAEILGGAAVGAVGALFGEVAGAALQGAAEPLVRRAADWVAARRAAEEQVESGRPDSTGGVPEGASTDGPDTSAEYGAGAGPRALGFADLVALTAQIADLCGVQDHLRPRVVRVRSRLVNRPRDPQTKIAAAAPFLNSLFPPDLARVSAAVGKEIGPALEAYLTELDAVDVGARTDVRRERGVVLAGVAPDLVPAGRWPAPARFPLALSQQFAVDRMLADRAGTEGGMFSVNGPPGTGKTTMLRDLVAALVVERAAVLATFDRPSQVFSGPAWRGKDRQGRHARFVSRLDPRLTGFEIVVTSSNNGAVENITAELPGIGALGEHWQAGTDHFSDLASALLGGPAWGLVAAVLGNKANRKEFGDRFWWGRLPEKETDARKAAELPPLRGMREVLSDWIPPKPQPGGRAPVTPADQVAAAAAGPARPVPSWTDAVAAFRTAQAKVERLRAERARLTGALAAVESPSAGQRIADLEAAVSQADQQIAAAAAVLDRATAATACARTATAVAEAGHHTASEHVPRTRQELATARADLSAARELATHHREYVTALTARHDTPPAVERGLRGGLRRLLQSTAERQAAERQQEHTQAEIAYLLVQQRAALEDSLEQVAAAVRTESLAADRHARSGSAVDEAATGLTAALAYERAASARESAAATSLRHARQTADSSRRDLRGAVAELDSRHRELREAARTLPSLPLGWAHLDEADQELGSPWSDEAWSTARSDLFLRSLDLHRAFVAGAAKKVRGNLQVLMELMAGTNGPVPDEEVAHAWQTLFLLVPVVSTTFSSVGSMFARLGRESIGWVLVDEAGQATPQAAAGALWRARRAVLVGDPLQLEPVVTMPEALQRRLLRAYGVDEHWLPSATSAQAVADRTNRYGTYLPAPDTSDEHVWVGSPLRVHRRCEEPMFTVSNEVAYGGLMVYGTAPEAFPDTERDGLLPSRWLNTDDPSRPSEAPWGERDRRAFEFVLDHLHRHGVTVERVRVIAPFRALVAECQKICRGRDGWTSELIEERCATVHRAQGKEADVVVLVLGGGRPGARDWAARTPHLLNVAASRAKRRLYVIGERSLWAPLPHFDVLASELTEFHHLRDRATWPPDTE
- a CDS encoding DUF4246 domain-containing protein; protein product: MTGLSAFPLPFHASRSVSFATPRTLRELQMMQFSSRIRAKPGWFDKMNDADIVARWTHEAVAQGLTEAQVRYVLAELMHYAALRDGRTGVEVSAVDGVWQSDTLVDDKLGSRLREAVRVLEQVPEAERDWHPGSDGQVLDLVHPSLFCLVREVSGGPERAWQNPTDRYSKYEFSEKFQWLPTDVDVSDDGDVDFRSYVNNIHPETHHELASVLPDLFARMRPLLENVLTDLRHPRPLRIEADPYGWYDSEPERPDKSSYSDDGAYAEALCAWEEAQDDWWENRRPVIPDAPAFTPPELPDESARVDLRGRRLQVIVKLATVHLTPDKPEYPGGSWHVEGMVNERIVSTGIYYWDSENITESELSFRAALDDPHYEQNDDNGLREVYGLEDEDALNQMLGSTSTPAGRCLAFPNVLQHRVGSFRLVDPTRPGHRKILAFFLVDPSEKIVSTSEVPPQQPWSATSTMTLEQAKDYREQLMQERKFFVDEHNEQLYEREFSLCEH
- a CDS encoding serine hydrolase yields the protein MASLCAAGGAMLAVVLAGAAGPQAYVTGDDHEKRSAGVLQELVPSPDGPGCAAAVGVQGSVVWEAGRGKADLTTGRAITSKTVFDMASNSKQFTADAVLLLAGRHQLALNDPLSDFLDNPPAWTRDITLGDLMRHTSGITDYQDLLEAKGIKVTDPAGQQEAIAAILASQPEDPPGKRFSYSNSNYVLLAHVVERVTGKPFPTFIQQEFFTPLHLRMTLSPAVDVPGKAKSYDEKDGSFTPESSPWKQYGDGSVQTTPGEFVRWADNYRTGRIGGPELLAGVTEGAVSVGDVLRARGIEEGRYGAGILLLPDKSLVHRGDWEGFHSTFKVSPDRNTAVTVVCNVDSPDHFRAASQLLDIWTE